The following coding sequences lie in one Stigmatella erecta genomic window:
- a CDS encoding helix-turn-helix domain-containing protein, with protein sequence MDHLDFGKYLSQQRELRGMSRADISRATKIPPSLITALEEGQVERLPARVFVVSYIRAYAQVIGLEPEEAVLRYEEVSKATPAPTPAALERERRRRAWVGLTVMVLLLVLGVCAFLVVTGKLPNPLGG encoded by the coding sequence GTGGACCATCTCGACTTCGGCAAGTACCTCTCCCAGCAACGGGAACTGCGAGGGATGTCCCGCGCGGACATCTCCCGTGCGACGAAAATCCCTCCCAGCCTCATCACCGCGCTGGAAGAGGGGCAGGTCGAGCGGCTGCCCGCGCGCGTCTTCGTCGTGAGCTACATCCGGGCCTATGCGCAAGTCATTGGCCTGGAGCCCGAGGAGGCCGTGCTGCGCTACGAGGAGGTCAGCAAGGCCACCCCCGCGCCCACCCCCGCGGCGCTGGAGCGGGAGCGGCGGCGCCGGGCCTGGGTGGGGTTGACGGTGATGGTGCTCCTGCTGGTGCTGGGCGTGTGTGCGTTCCTGGTGGTGACCGGGAAGCTTCCCAACCCCCTCGGGGGTTAA
- the recO gene encoding DNA repair protein RecO, which translates to MERFVDEALVLSTVDYGEADRLVTLLTRQHGKLTAFAAGARKSKRRFAGALEPYMNLRVQLVETRGSTVRLDSADILAGYYAARQELPLIARALYAVEMCRELTRDHEPHPELFALLEQYLARLDAKEAGPTSLLAFELSALAHAGLMPRFDACALCGGEPGERPRFDQAHGGAICEPCGVRARDAVAVPATLLSGLRALQEGQRTPLAPELRAQARGILNVFIAHHLGRRLKSVDFMAQVGLD; encoded by the coding sequence ATGGAGCGGTTCGTTGACGAGGCGTTGGTGCTCTCCACCGTGGACTACGGGGAGGCGGACCGGCTGGTGACGCTCCTGACGCGCCAGCACGGCAAGCTCACGGCCTTCGCCGCGGGGGCGCGCAAGAGCAAGCGGCGGTTCGCGGGGGCGCTCGAGCCCTACATGAACCTGCGCGTCCAGCTCGTGGAGACGCGGGGCAGCACGGTGCGGCTGGACTCCGCCGACATCCTCGCAGGCTACTACGCCGCGCGGCAGGAGCTGCCCCTGATTGCCCGGGCCCTGTACGCCGTGGAGATGTGCCGCGAGCTGACGCGCGACCATGAGCCGCACCCCGAGCTCTTCGCCCTCCTGGAGCAGTACCTTGCCCGGTTGGATGCCAAGGAAGCAGGCCCCACCTCGCTGCTCGCCTTCGAGCTGTCCGCGCTGGCGCACGCGGGCCTGATGCCGCGGTTCGATGCCTGCGCGCTGTGTGGCGGCGAGCCCGGCGAGCGGCCCCGGTTCGATCAGGCCCACGGGGGCGCCATCTGCGAGCCCTGTGGCGTGCGGGCCCGCGACGCGGTGGCCGTGCCGGCCACGTTGCTCTCGGGGCTCCGGGCGTTGCAGGAGGGCCAGCGCACGCCCCTGGCCCCAGAGCTGCGCGCCCAGGCGCGCGGAATCCTCAACGTCTTCATCGCGCACCACCTGGGCCGCCGCCTCAAGAGCGTGGACTTCATGGCCCAGGTCGGCCTGGACTGA
- a CDS encoding serine/threonine-protein kinase, with amino-acid sequence MAELFLAFTSGPGGFRKFVALKQILPDVKTDEFVKMFLDEARITAALTHANIGQVFDLGEEGGELYLAMDFLAGQNLDQLVKAADKKGEPLPPGFAARVIRDVCLALHYAHHFVDPTGRSVSVVHRDMSPRNVMVTYDGGVKVIDFGIAKAKGRLGRTAVGMVKGTGGYMSPEQVRGQELDGRSDLFCAGVLLHEMLCGQRLFNAPGDAAMMLQIVEGDLPSPRQVNPAVPEALSAVVMRALNREKPKRFSTGREMAKAIEAAIGPELFDEERLAALMQEFFSDKRDKTRALLEYASRDDARIKEAAGALRDEPGEPPAGTSARTTPRARVSPTPVPVRAGATPRPRKPVQELADPAATTVPPRGPRSRTPPPRRAAALPNTDVEQEPLTLPPVAQPTRVRPPRPASRGGQPAVASSQTPEAASAVPHQERAKPKWGVRLFWLAFLGILGGLLALEPVRAALRPGYESVVTKVKAELELGPPPSAPEQAPWPPPVRPPPPNPLAPKPEPEPTVVAEPLVDEPSSPAPPEEQGPTSDKPSPFKVPAKPGPVKVKQKTSPGKTAGLAETPQGPPREKTLEEQLKDEPDTTRDGTQEKHVQVVDTTSKAGMRKAGIGLLTLSTMPPAAVFDGNTPLGTTPLRKVPLQAGTYRLRIVDPDGQSRLFSAPVELAKERKYAIRVSDLPLYPD; translated from the coding sequence ATGGCGGAGCTTTTCCTGGCCTTCACCTCGGGCCCGGGCGGCTTCCGCAAGTTCGTCGCGCTCAAGCAGATCCTCCCGGACGTCAAGACCGACGAGTTCGTGAAGATGTTCCTGGACGAGGCCCGCATCACCGCGGCCTTGACCCACGCGAACATCGGCCAGGTGTTCGATCTCGGCGAGGAGGGGGGCGAGCTGTACCTCGCCATGGACTTCCTGGCGGGCCAGAACCTCGACCAGCTGGTGAAGGCCGCGGACAAGAAGGGCGAGCCCTTGCCCCCCGGCTTCGCGGCCCGCGTCATCCGCGATGTCTGCCTGGCCCTGCACTACGCGCACCACTTCGTGGACCCCACGGGCCGCTCCGTCTCGGTGGTGCACCGGGACATGTCCCCTCGCAACGTCATGGTCACCTATGACGGCGGGGTGAAGGTCATCGATTTCGGCATCGCCAAGGCCAAGGGGCGGCTGGGCCGCACCGCCGTGGGCATGGTGAAGGGGACCGGCGGCTACATGTCCCCGGAGCAGGTCCGGGGCCAGGAACTCGACGGGCGAAGCGATCTGTTCTGCGCGGGGGTGCTGCTCCACGAGATGCTGTGCGGCCAGCGGCTGTTCAATGCCCCAGGCGACGCCGCGATGATGCTGCAGATCGTGGAGGGAGACCTTCCCAGCCCGCGCCAGGTGAACCCGGCGGTGCCCGAGGCGCTCTCGGCCGTGGTGATGCGCGCCCTGAACCGGGAGAAGCCCAAGCGCTTCTCCACGGGGCGCGAGATGGCCAAGGCCATCGAGGCCGCCATAGGCCCGGAGCTGTTCGACGAGGAGCGCCTGGCCGCGCTGATGCAGGAGTTCTTCTCGGACAAGCGTGACAAGACCCGCGCGCTCCTGGAGTACGCCAGCCGCGATGACGCCCGCATCAAGGAGGCCGCCGGTGCCCTCCGGGACGAGCCGGGCGAGCCGCCCGCCGGCACGAGCGCGAGGACCACGCCCCGGGCCCGCGTCTCCCCGACGCCCGTCCCGGTGAGGGCAGGGGCCACGCCACGTCCCCGGAAGCCCGTCCAGGAGCTGGCCGACCCGGCCGCCACCACGGTGCCGCCCCGGGGCCCCCGTTCCCGTACCCCGCCTCCGCGCCGGGCAGCAGCCTTGCCGAACACGGATGTGGAGCAGGAGCCGCTCACCCTCCCTCCGGTCGCGCAGCCCACCCGGGTGCGCCCCCCTCGGCCTGCCTCCCGGGGAGGCCAGCCCGCCGTGGCCTCGTCTCAAACGCCCGAGGCGGCGTCCGCGGTCCCCCACCAGGAGCGCGCGAAGCCGAAGTGGGGCGTCCGGCTCTTCTGGCTCGCCTTTCTGGGCATCCTGGGCGGACTGCTGGCGCTCGAACCCGTGCGGGCAGCGCTCCGGCCCGGCTATGAGTCCGTCGTGACCAAGGTGAAGGCCGAGCTGGAGCTGGGGCCGCCGCCGTCGGCCCCCGAGCAGGCCCCCTGGCCCCCTCCGGTCCGGCCGCCGCCACCCAACCCGCTGGCTCCCAAGCCCGAGCCCGAGCCCACCGTCGTGGCCGAGCCCCTCGTCGATGAGCCGTCCTCCCCGGCTCCCCCCGAAGAGCAGGGGCCCACCAGCGACAAGCCCTCCCCCTTCAAGGTTCCGGCGAAGCCCGGACCCGTCAAGGTCAAGCAGAAGACGTCCCCCGGGAAGACCGCCGGCCTGGCCGAGACGCCGCAAGGGCCTCCGCGCGAGAAGACCCTGGAGGAGCAGCTCAAGGATGAGCCGGACACCACGCGGGACGGGACCCAGGAGAAGCATGTCCAGGTGGTGGACACGACCTCCAAGGCGGGGATGCGCAAGGCGGGCATCGGCCTGCTCACCCTGAGCACCATGCCCCCGGCGGCGGTGTTCGACGGCAACACCCCCCTGGGCACCACGCCGCTGCGCAAGGTGCCCCTCCAGGCGGGGACCTACCGGCTGCGAATCGTGGACCCCGATGGCCAGAGCCGGCTCTTCTCCGCCCCGGTGGAGCTGGCCAAGGAGCGCAAGTACGCGATTCGGGTTTCGGACTTGCCCCTGTACCCGGATTGA
- a CDS encoding social motility and stimulation tgl protein encodes MFNVDERYRGLPASREQVIALHTSLNSPHLFIPGKPAGPAQAFILGLRGSTGFATFIYLYLAEAADCAVYVSGKRNASFEEYLGEEAEALAFVESMGFMMDNSNWRSMAQATQEELLHTLPVFFRDPRQVPAVQKRVEEKRNAATTLGRFLAAF; translated from the coding sequence CGATGAAAGATATCGCGGGCTTCCCGCGAGCCGCGAACAGGTGATTGCCCTGCACACGTCGCTCAACTCGCCCCACCTGTTCATCCCGGGCAAGCCGGCGGGGCCCGCGCAGGCGTTCATCCTGGGGCTGCGAGGCTCCACGGGCTTCGCGACCTTCATCTACCTGTATCTGGCCGAGGCTGCCGACTGTGCCGTGTACGTCTCGGGCAAGCGCAACGCGAGCTTCGAGGAGTACCTGGGCGAGGAGGCCGAGGCGCTGGCCTTCGTCGAGTCCATGGGCTTCATGATGGACAACTCCAACTGGCGCTCCATGGCGCAGGCCACCCAGGAGGAGCTGCTCCACACGCTGCCCGTTTTCTTCCGGGATCCCCGCCAGGTGCCCGCCGTGCAGAAGCGCGTCGAGGAGAAGCGCAACGCGGCCACCACGCTGGGACGGTTCCTGGCGGCTTTCTGA
- the tgl gene encoding social motility TPR repeat lipoprotein Tgl has product MPRLFPAWPLALVLALSGCKHVPTEKERQSSEIHYNLGIQAQEAGNVQEALSEFQQAVTLDPDNPEARNALGIILHLSFGRHAEAVAEYQKALELRPNFSEARTNLGNVYLDQGRYDEAIQSYEKVLNDMLYPTPFIAQSNLGWAYFKKGDTARALENIKSAVTLNPSFCRGYQNLGFIYDQQGQTEEACRQFGRYREMCPDVADAYMREGVCQAKMGKADAARESFTSCENKAAQPALRDECRRLREHL; this is encoded by the coding sequence ATGCCCCGTCTGTTTCCTGCCTGGCCCCTGGCGCTCGTCCTCGCGCTCTCCGGTTGCAAGCACGTCCCCACCGAGAAGGAGCGGCAGAGCTCGGAGATTCACTACAACCTGGGCATCCAGGCCCAGGAGGCCGGCAACGTTCAGGAGGCGCTGAGCGAATTCCAGCAGGCCGTCACGCTGGACCCCGACAACCCCGAGGCCCGCAACGCGCTGGGCATCATCCTGCACCTGTCCTTCGGGCGCCACGCGGAGGCCGTGGCGGAGTACCAGAAGGCGCTCGAGCTGCGGCCGAACTTCTCCGAGGCCCGGACGAACCTGGGCAACGTCTACCTGGACCAGGGGCGCTACGACGAGGCCATCCAGTCCTACGAGAAGGTGCTCAACGACATGCTCTACCCCACGCCCTTCATCGCGCAGAGCAACCTGGGCTGGGCGTACTTCAAGAAGGGGGATACGGCCCGGGCGCTGGAGAACATCAAGTCGGCGGTGACGCTCAACCCGAGCTTCTGCCGGGGCTACCAGAACCTGGGCTTCATCTACGACCAGCAAGGCCAGACGGAAGAGGCGTGCCGACAGTTTGGCCGCTACCGGGAGATGTGCCCGGACGTGGCGGATGCCTACATGCGCGAGGGGGTCTGCCAGGCGAAGATGGGCAAGGCCGACGCGGCGCGCGAGAGCTTCACCTCGTGTGAGAACAAGGCGGCCCAGCCCGCGCTGAGGGACGAGTGCCGCCGCCTCCGGGAGCACCTGTAA
- a CDS encoding vWA domain-containing protein — protein MTLRLFLLAALLGASGCDNVSGDPGRGEAVPTVAPPRVSPVELLPPTVDRSVTQRVEVRDPPVAPAVQVDVQRQVEGIVDILWVVDDSGSMANQRELLTLHFSRFVEELLRLQVRYQMGVISTNFTDRGVLRGTTKIITPETPAPREVFLQNTSFPAASRARLEQGLRMMELALTEPNRGGANAGFLRPAAALAVIAVTDEDDGSYGDPAYYARFLRSLKGPGNENLSSLSIIGGTTPDGCFPPGEEIYFGGRADPAFRYSAVATRTGGIIGSICDTSFEGTLVKIASALNTLRRAFPLSLKPVPATLHVLVNGVPVPRDLVNGWQYRADTQSVTFLGNYVPPPGALLRFEYALAPP, from the coding sequence ATGACGCTCCGTCTCTTCCTGCTCGCTGCGCTGCTGGGCGCCTCCGGCTGCGACAACGTGTCAGGAGACCCTGGCCGTGGCGAGGCCGTGCCCACCGTGGCCCCCCCGCGCGTCTCTCCTGTCGAGCTGCTGCCCCCCACCGTGGACCGCTCCGTCACCCAGCGCGTCGAGGTGAGGGATCCTCCCGTGGCGCCCGCGGTGCAGGTGGACGTCCAGCGCCAGGTGGAAGGCATCGTCGACATCCTCTGGGTGGTGGACGACTCCGGCTCCATGGCCAACCAGCGGGAGCTGCTCACGCTGCACTTCTCGCGCTTCGTGGAGGAGCTGCTCCGGCTCCAGGTGCGCTACCAGATGGGTGTCATCTCCACGAACTTCACCGACCGGGGCGTGCTGCGCGGCACGACGAAGATCATCACCCCGGAGACCCCCGCGCCCCGCGAGGTGTTTCTCCAGAACACCTCCTTCCCCGCCGCCTCGCGCGCCCGCCTGGAGCAGGGCCTGCGGATGATGGAGCTGGCGCTGACCGAGCCCAACCGCGGCGGGGCCAACGCGGGCTTTCTGCGCCCCGCTGCGGCGCTGGCGGTCATCGCCGTCACGGACGAGGACGACGGCTCCTATGGAGACCCGGCCTACTACGCGCGGTTCCTGCGCAGCCTGAAGGGCCCGGGCAACGAGAACCTCTCCTCGCTCTCCATCATCGGCGGCACCACCCCGGATGGCTGCTTCCCGCCGGGCGAGGAGATCTACTTCGGCGGACGGGCGGATCCCGCGTTCCGCTACAGCGCCGTCGCCACGCGGACTGGCGGCATCATCGGCTCCATCTGTGACACCTCCTTCGAGGGCACGCTGGTGAAGATCGCCTCGGCGCTCAACACCTTGCGCCGGGCCTTCCCCCTCTCCCTGAAGCCGGTGCCCGCCACCCTGCACGTGCTCGTCAATGGCGTGCCCGTGCCCAGAGACCTGGTGAACGGGTGGCAGTACCGCGCGGACACCCAGAGCGTCACCTTCCTGGGCAACTACGTCCCGCCCCCCGGCGCCCTCCTGCGCTTCGAGTACGCCCTTGCCCCCCCTTGA